The Streptomyces sp. SS1-1 genome has a segment encoding these proteins:
- a CDS encoding stage II sporulation protein M — MDLDVFVTAHRAEWDRLDTLLGRRRRLTGAEADELVVLYQRAATHLSLIQSSAPDPQLTGRLSQLVARARSAVTGTRRASWRDVTRFFAHSFPAAVYRCRHWWVPTALLSTLVAVLLGWWIGTHPEVQATIAAPSQLRELTRPGGQYETYYSSHPAASFAAQVWTNNAWAAALCLILGVFLGLPVLWILFQNMLNLGVGIGLMSSAGRLDTFLGLILPHGLLELTAVFVAAGTGLRLGWTLIDPGPRTRRSALAEEGRAALGMAIGLALVLFVSGAIEGFVTPSGLPTWARITIGVLAELAFLVYVYVVGGRAAREGDTGDVEQAERSAAVPTAA; from the coding sequence ATGGACCTCGACGTCTTCGTCACCGCCCACCGGGCGGAGTGGGACCGCCTCGACACCCTGCTGGGCCGCCGACGCCGGCTCACGGGCGCCGAGGCCGACGAACTCGTCGTCCTCTACCAGCGCGCGGCCACCCACCTGTCCCTGATCCAGTCGAGCGCCCCGGACCCGCAGCTGACCGGCCGCCTCAGCCAGCTCGTGGCCCGCGCGCGCAGCGCCGTCACCGGCACCCGCCGCGCGTCCTGGCGCGACGTGACCCGCTTCTTCGCGCACAGCTTCCCCGCCGCGGTCTACCGCTGCCGCCACTGGTGGGTGCCGACCGCGCTCCTGTCCACGCTGGTCGCGGTCCTCCTGGGGTGGTGGATCGGCACCCACCCCGAAGTACAGGCCACCATCGCGGCCCCGAGCCAGCTCCGGGAACTGACCCGCCCCGGCGGCCAGTACGAGACGTACTACTCCAGCCATCCGGCGGCGTCGTTCGCCGCCCAGGTCTGGACGAACAACGCGTGGGCGGCCGCGCTCTGCCTGATCCTCGGCGTCTTCCTCGGCCTGCCTGTGCTCTGGATCCTCTTCCAGAACATGCTCAACCTCGGCGTGGGCATCGGCCTGATGTCGTCGGCAGGCCGCCTGGACACCTTCCTCGGCCTGATCCTCCCGCACGGCCTGCTGGAGCTCACGGCGGTCTTCGTCGCCGCCGGCACCGGCCTGCGCCTCGGCTGGACCCTGATCGACCCGGGTCCGCGTACGAGGCGCTCCGCCTTGGCGGAGGAGGGCCGGGCCGCCCTGGGCATGGCGATAGGCCTCGCGCTGGTCCTTTTCGTGTCCGGCGCCATCGAAGGCTTCGTCACACCCTCCGGCCTGCCCACCTGGGCGCGCATCACCATCGGCGTCCTCGCCGAGCTGGCGTTCCTCGTCTACGTCTATGTCGTCGGCGGGCGTGCCGCGCGTGAGGGCGATACGGGTGACGTCGAGCAGGCCGAGCGCAGCGCGGCCGTGCCGACCGCCGCTTGA